From one Candidatus Sulfotelmatobacter sp. genomic stretch:
- a CDS encoding type VI secretion system tube protein Hcp, producing MPGDHYLWIKGVKGESAAQGLTPDPGSDGYIELSSFSFGASNPADVGGGGLSAGKCSLSDFSFTCDLDSSSYQILKNLYNGTHIDTCTFISRKSTGAATPFTYIEVDMSDCYITSHSTGGGSSGVPSQSVSFAYAKVEFQYSTQDTDSGAVTQAGAATYDIRLTQQT from the coding sequence ATGCCAGGCGATCACTATCTTTGGATCAAAGGGGTAAAGGGAGAGTCGGCGGCGCAGGGCCTTACGCCTGACCCCGGCTCAGATGGCTACATTGAACTTAGCAGTTTTTCGTTTGGGGCATCCAATCCCGCCGATGTGGGCGGAGGCGGTCTGTCCGCGGGCAAGTGTTCGTTGTCGGACTTCAGCTTTACCTGCGACCTGGATTCCTCCAGCTACCAGATTCTGAAGAATCTCTACAACGGCACGCACATCGACACGTGCACCTTTATCAGCCGCAAGTCGACGGGCGCCGCCACACCGTTCACCTACATCGAGGTGGACATGTCCGATTGCTACATCACCAGTCATAGTACGGGCGGCGGATCGTCAGGAGTGCCATCCCAAAGCGTCAGCTTTGCGTACGCCAAGGTGGAGTTCCAGTACAGCACGCAAGACACGGATTCCGGCGCGGTTACCCAGGCCGGTGCCGCGACTTACGACATCCGCCTGACGCAACAGACATAG
- a CDS encoding type VI secretion system accessory protein TagJ: protein MNAQELYRAGRLSEAITALGAEVRENPIDARRRTFLFELLCFAGEYARADKQLEVLGQAGPSSEIGVMLYRSALYADRQRQDLFANSAPAAAAEPAGTATVGMFNGKQFESLTDADPRIGPRLELYAAGNYLLLPFEHIASIHIQPPKRLRDLLWTPAAVRTNSSFKGAELGEVLLPVLAPFSWKHADEIVRLGRATVWESQQGYDEQIPVGQKMWLVDDEEIPFLELRALEFDSAAVAA from the coding sequence ATGAATGCGCAGGAACTATATCGGGCGGGCCGGTTGTCGGAGGCGATTACCGCCTTGGGCGCGGAGGTTCGCGAAAACCCGATCGACGCCCGTCGACGAACTTTTCTCTTTGAGTTGCTCTGCTTTGCGGGCGAATACGCCCGAGCGGACAAGCAACTCGAAGTTCTAGGCCAAGCCGGGCCATCGAGTGAAATCGGCGTCATGCTGTATCGCAGCGCTTTGTACGCCGATCGGCAACGTCAGGATTTGTTTGCCAACAGCGCGCCCGCAGCCGCGGCAGAACCTGCGGGAACGGCCACGGTCGGCATGTTCAACGGAAAGCAGTTCGAATCGCTCACCGACGCAGACCCGCGGATTGGGCCCAGGCTTGAACTTTACGCTGCCGGAAATTATCTCCTGCTGCCCTTCGAACACATCGCATCGATTCACATCCAGCCGCCGAAGCGGTTGCGCGATCTTTTATGGACGCCGGCAGCCGTCCGCACCAATTCGTCATTCAAGGGCGCGGAACTGGGCGAAGTTTTGCTTCCGGTGTTAGCGCCATTTTCGTGGAAGCACGCCGATGAGATTGTGCGCCTGGGGCGGGCAACGGTTTGGGAGTCGCAGCAAGGCTACGACGAGCAGATTCCCGTGGGCCAGAAGATGTGGCTGGTGGACGATGAGGAAATTCCGTTTTTGGAGTTGCGCGCGCTCGAGTTCGATTCCGCTGCCGTGGCCGCCTGA
- the tssA gene encoding type VI secretion system protein TssA: MPFPDELLNPIEGPNPSGANLRYDPIYDKIKEARREEDQPPPGMTERDRKVADNSSVIKLSTDALTNKSKDLQIAAWLTEAMLKKNGFGGLRGGLALCHGLIEKFWDTLYPELEDEDSSSRGAPLGFIGSKLEIPVKLVPMVEKASYGLLDYQQSRDVGYEDQAKADDAKKRRAAAVKEGKLTPEIFDRTFEETPKKFYAQAEKDLDGCIETLAQLKKSCDPKFGDEGPSFGKLETALTATRHLIHGFLEKKREKEPDPVEVVPTAEIAEGAAADGSAAAASGGSSPVRTGVLISLDSSSEPPDRIDAIRKVAEAAAFLRRREPQSPASYLMLRGLRWGELRAAVDLADPTRLEAPPTELRRHLKRLLLDKKYDQLLEAAESAMALPCSRAWLDLQRFVVEACDGLGSGYEAIARAIRSELKALIADIPQLLDATLMDETPAANAETRAWLISLSQSPAEQKPVVEAELTGSANSNGAASRWPGQSTDAYVSALQFLREGQERKAFEILQQDIVRKRSGRERFRRRMQLVQICASTNKGNVAQPILDDLAAAIELHKLDEWEDPGVVASALATIMKMSTKIQADKAQQQKLFERICRLDPAQALGDGK; this comes from the coding sequence ATGCCTTTTCCCGACGAACTGCTGAATCCTATCGAGGGGCCGAATCCCAGTGGCGCAAACCTTCGCTACGATCCCATTTACGACAAAATCAAAGAGGCTCGCAGGGAGGAAGATCAGCCCCCGCCGGGGATGACCGAGCGCGACCGCAAAGTCGCCGACAATAGTTCGGTCATCAAGCTGTCCACCGACGCCCTCACCAACAAAAGCAAAGACTTGCAAATTGCCGCGTGGCTCACCGAGGCCATGCTGAAGAAAAATGGTTTTGGTGGACTGCGCGGCGGACTGGCGCTCTGCCACGGCCTCATCGAGAAATTCTGGGACACGCTGTATCCGGAACTGGAGGACGAAGACTCCTCGTCGCGCGGCGCTCCATTGGGATTTATCGGCAGTAAGTTGGAAATTCCCGTGAAGCTGGTTCCGATGGTCGAAAAAGCCTCCTACGGTTTGCTCGATTACCAACAGTCTCGCGATGTTGGCTACGAAGATCAAGCCAAAGCGGACGATGCCAAAAAGAGGCGGGCAGCCGCTGTCAAGGAAGGGAAGCTCACCCCGGAAATTTTTGATCGAACCTTCGAGGAAACGCCGAAGAAGTTTTATGCGCAGGCGGAGAAAGATCTCGACGGTTGCATCGAAACGCTGGCTCAGCTCAAAAAATCGTGCGATCCCAAGTTCGGCGATGAGGGGCCATCGTTCGGCAAGTTGGAGACGGCGCTGACCGCAACCCGACATCTCATTCACGGCTTTCTGGAGAAGAAGCGCGAGAAGGAACCAGATCCGGTGGAAGTGGTTCCCACCGCCGAGATTGCTGAAGGCGCGGCGGCCGACGGTTCGGCTGCGGCTGCGAGCGGGGGATCGAGTCCAGTTCGAACTGGGGTTCTGATTTCGCTGGATAGTTCGTCGGAACCTCCCGACCGAATCGATGCGATTCGCAAAGTGGCTGAGGCCGCTGCATTTCTGCGGCGGCGCGAGCCTCAGAGCCCGGCCTCGTACTTGATGCTACGCGGTCTGCGTTGGGGAGAATTGCGTGCGGCCGTTGACCTGGCGGATCCGACGCGGCTGGAAGCTCCTCCAACCGAATTGCGCCGGCATTTGAAAAGGCTATTGCTGGATAAAAAGTACGATCAGTTGCTGGAAGCCGCCGAGAGTGCGATGGCGCTTCCGTGCAGCCGCGCCTGGCTCGACCTCCAGCGCTTCGTGGTAGAAGCATGCGATGGTCTGGGCAGCGGCTATGAAGCGATTGCCCGGGCGATTCGCTCGGAGTTGAAAGCGCTGATCGCCGATATTCCACAGCTGCTCGATGCCACTCTCATGGACGAAACCCCGGCGGCGAATGCGGAGACACGGGCCTGGCTGATATCTCTAAGCCAATCGCCAGCCGAACAGAAGCCAGTTGTTGAAGCCGAATTGACAGGCTCAGCAAATTCCAACGGAGCGGCGTCACGATGGCCGGGACAATCGACCGACGCTTATGTTTCCGCGCTGCAATTCTTGCGCGAAGGCCAGGAGCGGAAGGCATTCGAAATATTGCAACAGGATATTGTGCGCAAACGCTCAGGCCGCGAACGCTTCCGACGGCGAATGCAGCTCGTCCAGATTTGCGCTTCTACCAACAAAGGCAACGTCGCGCAGCCGATTTTGGATGATCTGGCTGCAGCCATCGAACTGCACAAGCTTGATGAGTGGGAGGACCCGGGTGTGGTGGCGAGCGCGTTGGCCACCATTATGAAAATGAGCACCAAGATTCAGGCGGACAAGGCCCAGCAGCAAAAACTATTCGAGCGCATCTGCCGGCTCGATCCGGCCCAGGCGCTGGGAGATGGGAAGTAA
- the tssE gene encoding type VI secretion system baseplate subunit TssE has translation MARRDANGPVTLSVLDRLIDRDPKNRSEIPFTRAQSLRELKLGLKRDLEWLLNTRKTIEPAADSARETVRSVYHYGFADISSKSVLSTRDHSDLLRDMEAAITIFEPRLKRPKVRMEQVQGRDRILKFVIEGLLCMDPAPEPVRFDTVLELGKGEYEIKGADLAQ, from the coding sequence ATGGCCAGGCGCGATGCCAACGGACCGGTTACGCTCTCGGTGCTCGACCGGCTGATCGACCGCGATCCCAAAAATCGCTCGGAGATTCCCTTTACCCGCGCGCAGTCGTTGCGCGAGTTGAAACTGGGACTGAAGCGCGACCTAGAATGGCTGCTCAATACCAGAAAGACGATCGAACCTGCTGCGGACTCGGCGCGTGAGACCGTTCGCTCGGTTTACCACTACGGGTTCGCGGACATTTCTTCCAAGTCGGTCCTGTCGACCCGCGACCATAGCGATCTGCTGCGTGACATGGAAGCTGCAATCACCATCTTCGAGCCTCGCCTGAAGCGCCCCAAAGTTCGCATGGAGCAAGTGCAGGGCCGCGATCGGATTTTGAAATTCGTGATCGAAGGGCTGCTTTGCATGGACCCCGCGCCAGAGCCTGTGCGTTTCGATACGGTCCTCGAACTCGGCAAGGGCGAGTACGAAATCAAGGGGGCTGACCTTGCGCAATGA
- the tssF gene encoding type VI secretion system baseplate subunit TssF: protein MRNELRNYYESELTFLRQIGAEFADKYPKIASRLVLEPDRCEDPHAERMLEAFALLAARVHLRIDDDFPQITEALLNILYPHYLRPVPSMTVAQFHTDSEQGKMTSSLKIPKGTVLYSRPVEGVPCKFRTSYECTLWPFKVSQAQWMTPDRIRPALRASEAAVLRVELECFPDVSFEKLDLETLAFYLNGESAVVHGLYELLCRNCVRILLRDPANPKAPVREIPVRNLQPMGFGEDEDVLQYPRRSFVGYRLLQEYFAFPEKFFFMRLKGLSELQRAGLTTKAELLFMISPFEQDGRHQRLEVAVNAKTLRLGCTPIINLFAQTAEPILVDQTRYQYPIVPDARRRQTMEVYSVDEVVSTDAETHETVRYHPLYSEKHVVQGTTPAYWYVTRSASTRKGDEGTDVFLSLVDLSARPMQLDFDTVTVRSTCTNRDLVTRLPFGSENGDFEMTGGAAIKRIVALHKPTRTLRPPLDGKTLWCLISHLSLNYLSIVEDGKEALQKILELYDFSDSPDTKKQIGGITTVDAKRHFTRVISEHGIGFARGTRVEIEFDEEQFSGGGAYLFASVLEKFLGLYVSMNSFSQLVARSRQRKEPLEEWAPRAGQSVLI, encoded by the coding sequence TTGCGCAATGAGCTAAGAAATTACTACGAGAGTGAGCTCACGTTTCTGCGCCAGATCGGAGCCGAGTTCGCCGACAAGTATCCTAAGATTGCGTCGCGCCTGGTACTCGAACCGGACCGCTGCGAAGATCCGCATGCGGAGCGGATGCTGGAAGCGTTTGCTTTGCTGGCGGCGCGGGTGCATCTGCGCATCGACGACGACTTTCCCCAGATCACCGAAGCGCTCCTGAACATTCTTTATCCGCATTATCTGAGGCCAGTGCCGTCGATGACCGTGGCGCAGTTCCATACGGACTCGGAACAGGGCAAGATGACCAGCAGCCTGAAGATTCCGAAGGGAACGGTTCTGTATTCGCGTCCCGTGGAAGGAGTACCGTGCAAATTCCGAACGTCCTACGAATGCACGTTGTGGCCCTTCAAAGTTTCCCAGGCTCAGTGGATGACTCCGGACCGCATACGCCCTGCGTTGCGCGCCTCCGAGGCCGCCGTCCTGCGAGTCGAGCTCGAATGCTTTCCCGACGTGTCCTTCGAAAAACTCGACCTCGAGACGCTGGCGTTTTACCTGAACGGCGAGAGCGCAGTGGTGCACGGACTGTATGAATTGCTGTGCCGAAACTGCGTTCGGATTCTGCTACGCGATCCCGCGAATCCGAAGGCGCCCGTGCGCGAGATTCCGGTGCGGAATCTGCAACCGATGGGTTTCGGAGAAGACGAAGACGTATTGCAGTATCCCAGGCGATCATTTGTGGGATACAGGCTGTTGCAGGAGTATTTTGCGTTCCCCGAGAAATTCTTCTTCATGAGGCTGAAAGGGCTTTCGGAATTACAGCGCGCGGGGCTCACGACGAAGGCCGAGCTTCTGTTTATGATCTCGCCGTTTGAACAGGATGGCCGCCATCAGCGCCTGGAAGTGGCTGTGAATGCCAAGACGCTCCGCCTGGGATGCACGCCGATCATCAATCTATTCGCGCAGACCGCCGAGCCGATTTTGGTAGACCAGACGCGTTATCAGTATCCGATTGTGCCCGACGCGCGGCGCCGGCAAACCATGGAAGTTTATTCCGTCGACGAAGTGGTCAGCACCGACGCGGAGACACATGAAACGGTACGGTATCACCCACTTTATTCGGAGAAGCACGTGGTGCAGGGCACGACTCCGGCGTACTGGTACGTGACCCGCTCGGCTTCGACGCGCAAGGGCGATGAGGGCACGGATGTATTCCTGTCGCTGGTCGATCTTTCCGCTCGTCCGATGCAGCTTGACTTCGACACGGTGACGGTGCGGAGTACCTGTACGAATCGCGACCTCGTTACGCGTCTACCCTTCGGCAGCGAGAACGGCGATTTCGAAATGACGGGAGGGGCGGCGATCAAGCGCATAGTGGCGCTGCATAAGCCGACGCGAACGCTGCGCCCTCCGTTGGATGGTAAGACGCTGTGGTGCCTGATCTCGCATTTGTCGCTGAACTATCTTTCGATTGTGGAAGACGGCAAGGAAGCGCTGCAAAAGATTCTCGAGCTATACGATTTCTCCGATTCGCCGGATACAAAAAAGCAGATTGGCGGAATCACCACTGTAGATGCGAAGCGGCACTTCACGCGAGTGATCTCAGAACACGGAATCGGTTTCGCCCGCGGGACGCGGGTGGAAATTGAATTCGATGAAGAGCAATTCAGCGGCGGCGGCGCTTACTTATTTGCCAGCGTGCTCGAAAAATTTCTGGGTCTGTATGTCTCGATGAACAGTTTCAGCCAACTGGTGGCGCGCAGCCGGCAGAGAAAGGAGCCGTTGGAAGAGTGGGCACCGAGAGCAGGACAGTCGGTACTAATTTAA
- the tssG gene encoding type VI secretion system baseplate subunit TssG, giving the protein MGTESRTVGTNLTAVDAAAPEQALSDQASSDRAAPDLALSEVAEKLRREPFSFDFFQAVRLLERFLPERTSVGQFAHPETEVARFGANPSLAFPASQIQGMEWPEQKPAHMTVNFMGLTGPEGVLPNPYTTLLIERLRFNDSAPRDFLDIFNHRMISLFYRAWRKYRFDVACEEGERDLFSRHLLSLLGLGTDGLRDRQAVTDDTLIYYAGLLAQRPRSAQALQQILADYFEVPVAIEQFAGGWYRLDRETQCRFSDGKSESDELGFGAVVGDEVWNQQSKVRVVLGPLSLERYADFLPDGSAWETLQAWVRFFSNDEWDFEVQLILEREQVPACTLGAEGVSGPQLGWVSWVKSVPFNRDPDDTVLALKAAEG; this is encoded by the coding sequence GTGGGCACCGAGAGCAGGACAGTCGGTACTAATTTAACGGCGGTTGATGCGGCGGCACCCGAGCAAGCATTGTCGGATCAAGCTTCATCAGATCGAGCCGCTCCTGATCTAGCTCTGTCCGAAGTCGCCGAGAAGCTCCGTCGCGAGCCTTTCTCCTTCGACTTCTTCCAGGCCGTGCGTCTGCTGGAGCGGTTTTTACCGGAGCGGACTTCAGTGGGCCAATTCGCGCATCCGGAAACCGAAGTGGCGCGCTTTGGAGCGAATCCCTCGCTAGCGTTTCCGGCCAGCCAGATCCAGGGAATGGAGTGGCCTGAGCAGAAGCCAGCGCACATGACGGTCAATTTCATGGGCTTGACCGGTCCCGAGGGGGTTCTGCCCAACCCTTATACGACCCTGCTCATTGAGCGGTTGCGGTTCAACGATTCGGCTCCTCGGGATTTTCTGGACATTTTCAATCACCGGATGATCTCGCTGTTTTACCGGGCGTGGAGAAAATATCGCTTCGATGTGGCATGCGAAGAGGGCGAGCGCGATTTATTTTCGCGCCATTTGCTGAGCCTGCTGGGATTGGGTACGGATGGTCTGCGCGATCGCCAAGCGGTGACCGATGACACGCTGATTTATTATGCCGGCTTGCTGGCGCAGCGGCCGCGATCGGCGCAGGCGTTGCAACAGATTCTGGCGGACTATTTCGAAGTACCGGTTGCGATTGAGCAATTCGCGGGAGGCTGGTATCGCCTGGATCGCGAGACGCAGTGCCGCTTTTCAGACGGCAAAAGCGAGAGCGATGAACTCGGCTTTGGCGCAGTCGTGGGCGACGAGGTGTGGAACCAGCAGTCGAAGGTGCGCGTGGTTCTGGGTCCGTTGTCGCTGGAGCGCTATGCGGATTTTCTTCCCGATGGCTCGGCTTGGGAAACGCTGCAGGCCTGGGTGCGTTTTTTTTCGAACGACGAATGGGATTTCGAAGTGCAATTGATTTTGGAACGCGAGCAGGTCCCGGCCTGCACGTTGGGGGCGGAAGGCGTATCTGGTCCGCAATTAGGCTGGGTGTCGTGGGTGAAGTCTGTTCCCTTCAACCGCGACCCGGACGATACCGTGCTGGCGCTGAAAGCAGCAGAAGGGTGA
- the tssH gene encoding type VI secretion system ATPase TssH, translating into MNLKSLIGKLNDSTRATLDAAASFCLARRHYDVEVEHYLTRLLDSTDNDAAAIFKHFEVDTSRFSAELARALDKLKTGNARTPSLSPTVMRMLIEAWTIGSIDYSAAQVRTGFTILALATHDELVRLMREVSREFQKIQADELRKDFASIVGNSIEEEQAAAAVAAAAAPGASANASRPGGKTPNLDQFTINLTEKAKTGKIDPVLGRDFEIRQVVDILMRRRQNNPILTGEAGVGKTAVVEGFALRVADGDVPPPLRNVTVRTLDLALLQAGAGIKGEFENRLKGLIEEVKASPIPIILFIDEAHTMIGAGGQAGQGDAANLLKPALARGELRTIAATTWSEYKKYFEKDPALARRFQVVKVEEPVEMQCMTMLRGIVPSLEKHHKVRILDEGLNAAVHLSHRYLAGRQLPDKAVSVLDTACARLALGQSATPPAIEDSVRQIDDFAVQKRILEREALVGTDHRERLQEIATKSAEIESRLAGLRTRFEKERDLVTTIRDLRSQLEGAAAQNGNAAAHAEIPGVATGPSGSTAPGDAATAPASAASSSSSTATAVEEAPKAVDVTAMRAQLAQAESDLAVLQGESPMIRVAVDAQLVGEVISAWTGIPVGKMMKDEISTILSLPNFLGQRVIGQIHALEIISQRISTSRARLDDPNKPIGVFMLVGPSGVGKTETALALSDLLYGGERNLITINMSEFQEAHTVSTLKGSPPGYVGYGEGGVLTEAVRRRPYSVVLLDEVEKAHPDVLELFYQVFDKGHMEDGEGREIDFKNTIIILTTNAGTDTMAKLCADPETMPGPEGLVKALKPELNKIFKPAFLGRMVLIPYFPIRDENLKQIIRLKLGKIQRRMQENHKIEMTFDGALVDAVASRCTEVESGARNVDNILTNTLLPDISRQLLGRMAANEPMERIHVGISADGAFDYR; encoded by the coding sequence ATGAACCTGAAATCTTTAATCGGAAAGTTGAACGATTCTACACGCGCGACGCTGGATGCAGCGGCATCGTTCTGCCTGGCGCGCAGGCACTATGACGTCGAAGTCGAGCACTACCTGACGAGATTGCTGGATTCGACGGACAACGACGCGGCCGCGATTTTCAAACACTTCGAAGTCGATACCTCGAGATTTTCTGCGGAACTGGCGCGGGCGCTGGACAAGCTGAAAACGGGCAACGCACGGACGCCCTCTTTAAGTCCGACGGTTATGAGAATGCTGATTGAGGCCTGGACGATCGGCTCGATCGACTACAGCGCTGCGCAGGTGCGCACCGGCTTCACCATTCTCGCGCTGGCGACACATGACGAATTGGTGCGGCTGATGCGCGAGGTGAGCCGCGAATTTCAGAAGATTCAGGCGGATGAGTTACGCAAGGACTTCGCCTCCATCGTCGGGAATTCGATCGAGGAGGAACAGGCAGCGGCAGCAGTTGCCGCGGCGGCGGCCCCGGGTGCCTCTGCGAACGCGTCGCGCCCCGGCGGCAAGACTCCCAATCTTGACCAGTTCACTATCAATCTCACGGAGAAAGCCAAGACCGGGAAGATTGATCCAGTGCTGGGGCGCGATTTTGAGATTCGCCAGGTGGTCGACATCCTGATGCGGCGTCGGCAGAATAACCCGATTCTTACCGGCGAAGCGGGAGTGGGGAAGACCGCCGTGGTAGAAGGCTTTGCGCTGCGCGTCGCCGACGGCGATGTGCCTCCGCCGCTGCGCAATGTCACGGTGCGCACTCTTGATCTGGCTCTCCTGCAAGCGGGAGCGGGTATTAAAGGTGAATTTGAAAATCGACTGAAGGGCCTGATCGAAGAAGTGAAGGCATCGCCCATTCCGATCATTCTGTTCATCGACGAAGCCCACACCATGATCGGAGCGGGCGGGCAGGCGGGGCAGGGAGATGCGGCGAATCTATTGAAGCCGGCGCTGGCGCGCGGCGAGTTGCGCACCATCGCCGCCACGACCTGGTCGGAATACAAGAAATACTTCGAGAAAGATCCTGCGCTGGCTCGCCGTTTCCAAGTCGTAAAGGTGGAAGAGCCGGTTGAGATGCAATGTATGACCATGCTGCGCGGCATTGTCCCGTCGCTGGAGAAGCACCATAAGGTCCGCATTTTGGATGAGGGATTGAATGCCGCCGTGCATCTTTCACACCGCTATCTCGCGGGTAGGCAGTTGCCCGACAAAGCGGTGAGCGTGCTCGACACGGCGTGTGCGCGGTTGGCGCTGGGACAAAGCGCAACTCCGCCTGCCATTGAAGACAGCGTTCGGCAGATCGACGATTTCGCGGTGCAGAAACGCATTCTGGAACGGGAAGCCTTGGTGGGCACAGACCATCGCGAGAGACTGCAGGAAATTGCCACGAAGAGCGCGGAAATCGAATCGCGTCTGGCCGGCTTACGAACCCGTTTTGAGAAAGAACGCGACCTGGTGACGACGATTCGCGACTTGCGGTCGCAACTCGAGGGCGCGGCTGCCCAGAATGGCAACGCCGCTGCACATGCCGAAATACCTGGAGTCGCGACCGGGCCCTCAGGGTCAACCGCTCCGGGCGATGCTGCTACAGCTCCAGCCTCTGCTGCTTCGTCATCCTCTAGCACGGCGACCGCGGTCGAAGAAGCCCCCAAGGCCGTGGATGTAACCGCCATGCGCGCTCAATTAGCGCAGGCCGAGAGTGATTTAGCAGTGTTGCAGGGCGAGTCTCCGATGATCCGCGTCGCCGTCGATGCTCAGCTGGTCGGCGAAGTGATCTCGGCCTGGACGGGAATTCCCGTCGGCAAAATGATGAAGGACGAAATTTCTACGATCCTTTCTCTGCCGAACTTTTTGGGCCAGCGCGTGATTGGGCAGATCCACGCGCTCGAAATCATCAGCCAGCGCATCTCGACCTCGCGTGCGCGTCTCGACGATCCCAACAAGCCAATCGGAGTTTTCATGCTGGTCGGGCCCAGCGGAGTGGGCAAGACCGAAACCGCACTGGCGCTCTCCGATCTTCTGTACGGCGGTGAGAGAAATCTGATCACGATCAACATGTCGGAGTTCCAGGAAGCGCATACCGTGTCGACGCTGAAGGGTTCGCCTCCGGGCTACGTGGGATATGGCGAAGGTGGGGTACTGACCGAGGCAGTCAGGCGCCGGCCGTATTCGGTGGTGCTGCTCGATGAAGTCGAGAAAGCGCATCCCGATGTGCTTGAGCTTTTCTACCAGGTCTTCGACAAGGGACACATGGAAGACGGCGAGGGCCGCGAAATCGATTTCAAGAACACGATTATCATTCTCACGACCAATGCAGGCACTGACACCATGGCGAAACTGTGTGCCGACCCCGAGACAATGCCGGGGCCCGAAGGCCTGGTGAAAGCGCTGAAGCCGGAACTCAATAAGATTTTCAAGCCGGCATTTCTGGGTCGCATGGTGCTGATTCCGTACTTCCCCATTCGCGACGAAAATCTGAAGCAGATTATCCGGCTGAAGCTGGGAAAGATTCAGCGCCGCATGCAGGAAAATCACAAAATCGAGATGACCTTCGATGGCGCGCTGGTAGACGCGGTTGCGAGTCGCTGTACGGAAGTAGAAAGTGGCGCGCGCAATGTGGATAACATTCTCACCAACACGCTGCTGCCCGACATTTCGCGACAGCTTTTGGGACGGATGGCGGCGAATGAGCCGATGGAGCGAATTCATGTTGGCATTAGCGCCGATGGGGCATTCGATTATCGATAG